One window from the genome of Lacerta agilis isolate rLacAgi1 chromosome 16, rLacAgi1.pri, whole genome shotgun sequence encodes:
- the USP5 gene encoding ubiquitin carboxyl-terminal hydrolase 5 isoform X1, translated as MAELSEALLSVLPSIRVPKAGDRVHKDECAFSFDTPESDGGLYICMNTFLGFGKQYVGKHYEKTGQRVYLHLKKTRKLKEEDTNSSSGDPPRKKPTRLAIGVEGGFDIPEEKYEYDEYVKIVILPEHLDIPRDGLEGLPDMVKDRISSAIEAILTADSASRKQEVQAWDGEVRRVSRHAFSLQQLQNPVRIPPCGWKCSKCDMRENLWLNMTDGSILCGRRYFDGSGGNNHAVEHYRETGYPLAVKLGTITPDGADVYSYDEDDMVLDPNLAEHLAHFGIDMLKMQKTDKTMTELEIDMNQRIGEWELIQESGVQLKPLYGPGYTGIRNLGNSCYLNSVVQVLFSIPDFQRKYVDKLEKIFQNAPADPTQDFNTQVAKLGHGLLSGEYSKPSASEGEQQLDQKGIQDGIAPRMFKSLVGKGHPEFSTNRQQDAQEFFLHFINMVERNCRSSENPNEVFRFLVEEKLKCLATEKVKYTQRVDYIMQLPVPMEAALNKDELLEYEERKRQAEEEKQPLPELVRAKVPFSSCLEAYGAPEQVDDFWSTALQAKSVALKTTRFASFPDYLVIQIKKFTFGLDWVPKKLDVSIEMPDELDISALQGTGLQPEEEEMPDIAPPLVTPDEPKGSLGFYGNEDDDSFCSPHFSSPTSPMLDESVITQLVEMGFPTDACRKAVYYTGNSGAEAAMNWVMSHMDDPDFANPLVLPGSSGPGSTIACPDPPSEDSVATIVSMGFSRDQAMKALRATNNSLERAVDWIFSHIDDLDAEAAMDISEGRSAAESISESVPVGPKVRDGSGKYQLFAFISHMGTSTMCGHYVCHIKKDSRWVIYNDQKVCASEKPPKDLGYIYFYQRISS; from the exons ATGGCGGAGCTGAGTGAAGCGCTACTCTCTGTACTGCCATCCATCCGGGTGCCCAAGGCCGGAGATCGCGTCCATAAGGATGAGTGCGCCTTTTCCTTCGACACTCCG GAGTCTGATGGAGGCTTGTATATTTGCATGAACACATTCCTGGGCTTTGGAAAGCAGTATGTGGGGAAGCATTATGAGAAAACAGGTCAGCGAGTTTATCTACATCTTAAGAAGACACGCAAGTTG AAAGAAGAAGATACCAACTCCAGCTCTGGAGATCCTCCTAGGAAGAAACCAACGCGTCTAGCTATTG GCGTGGAAGGTGGGTTTGACATCCCGGAGGAGAAATATGAATATGATGAATATGTCAAAATAGTCATTTTACCAGAGCACTTGGATATTCCTCGAGATGGACTGGAGGGTCTACCAGATATGGTCAAGGACAGG ATTTCTAGTGCAATTGAAGCGATTCTGACAGCAGACTCTGCCTCACGGAAGCAGGAGGTGCAGGCCTGGGATGGGGAAGTTCGGCGTGTGTCAAGGCATGCCTTCTCACTGCAGCAGCTCCAGAATCCTGTGCGTATCCCTCCTTG TGGCTGGAAGTGCAGCAAGTGCGACATGCGCGAGAACCTGTGGCTCAACATGACCGATGGCTCCATCTTGTGTGGGCGACGCTACTTTGACGGCAGCGGGGGCAACAACCACGCAGTGGAACATTACCGGGAAACGGGCTACCCGTTGGCCGTGAAGCTGGGAACAATCACTCCTGATGGAGCTG ATGTCTATTCGTATGATGAAGACGACATGGTTTTGGACCCCAACCTGGCTGAGCACCTGGCTCATTTTGGGATTGACATGCTCAAAATGCAGAAG ACTGACAAGACGATGACAGAGCTAGAAATTGACATGAACCAGCGGATTGGTGAGTGGGAGCTGATCCAAGAGTCTGGGGTTCAGCTCAAGCCACTCTATGGCCCTGGCTACACAGGCATCCGTAACCTGGGAAACAGCTGCTATCTCAACTCAGTAGTGCAAGTGCTGTTCAGCATACCAGATTTCCAGCGAAA GTATGTAGACAAGCTAGAGAAAATATTCCAAAATGCTCCTGCTGATCCAACACAGGACTTCAACACCCAAGT AGCCAAGCTGGGCCATGGTTTACTCTCTGGAGAATATTCAAAGCCATCCGCTTCAGAAGGAGAGCAGCAACTGGACCAGAAG GGCATTCAAGATGGCATCGCACCGAGAATGTTTAAATCACTTGTTGGCAAAGGTCATCCAGAATTCTCTACCAATCGGCAACAAGACGCTCAGGAGTTCTTCCTGCACTTCATCAACATGGTGGAG AGGAACTGCCGTAGCTCCGAGAACCCCAACGAGGTCTTCCGCTTCCTGGTGGAGGAGAAGCTCAAGTGCTTGGCCACGGAGAAAGTGAAATACACCCAGCGCGTCGATTACATCATGCAGCTGCCGGTGCCCATGGAGGCAGCACTGAACAAAG ATGAGTTGCTAGAATATGAAGAAAGAAAGcggcaggcagaggaggagaagcagccgcTGCCTGAACTGGTCCGTGCCAAGGTGCCTTTCAGCTCCTGCCTAGAGGCCTATGGGGCCCCAGAGCAAGTAGATGACTTCTGGAGCACAGCCTTGCAGGCCAAGTCTGTGGCACTGAA GACAACCCGGTTTGCATCCTTCCCAGATTATCTAGTGATCCAGATCAAGAAGTTCACTTTTGGCCTAGACTGGGTGCCCAAAAAACTCG ATGTCTCCATCGAAATGCCAGATGAGCTGGACATCTCTGCACTCCAGGGGACGGGACTGcagcctgaggaggaggagatgcccgACATAGCGCCCCCGCTGGTGACGCCAGATGAGCCCAAAGGTAGCCTGGGTTTCTATGGCAACGAGGACGACGACTCCTTCTGCTCCCCTCACTTCTCCTCTCCGACAT CCCCCATGTTGGACGAGTCTGTGATTACTCAACTGGTGGAGATGGGCTTTCCGACGGACGCCTGCCGCAAAGCTGTGTATTACACTGGGAACAGTGGGGCTGAGGCGGCGATGAACTGGGTCATGTCCCACATGGACGATCCAG ATTTTGCAAATCCTCTGGTTCTTCCTGGATCCAGTGGACCAGGTTCCACCATCGCCTGCCCAGACCCTCCATCAGAAGACAGCGTGGCCACCATCGTCTCCATGGGCTTTTCCCGGGATCAGGCCATGAAAGCGCTACGAGCTACG AATAACAGCCTCGAGCGGGCTGTGGACTGGATCTTCAGCCATATTGACGACCTGGATGCAGAAGCTGCCATGGACATTTCGGAGGGGCGTTCGGCGGCCGAATCCATATCTGAATCTGTCCCTGTAGGGCCAAAAGTGCGTGATGGATCTGGAA AATACCAGCTTTTTGCCTTCATCAGCCACATGGGCACATCCACTATGTGTGGCCATTATGTCTGTCATATCAAGAAGGATAGCAG atggGTGATCTACAACGACCAGAAAGTCTGCGCCTCTGAAAAGCCTCCCAAGGATCTTGGCTACATCTACTTCTACCAGCGAATCTCCAGCTAG
- the USP5 gene encoding ubiquitin carboxyl-terminal hydrolase 5 isoform X2 — MAELSEALLSVLPSIRVPKAGDRVHKDECAFSFDTPESDGGLYICMNTFLGFGKQYVGKHYEKTGQRVYLHLKKTRKLKEEDTNSSSGDPPRKKPTRLAIGVEGGFDIPEEKYEYDEYVKIVILPEHLDIPRDGLEGLPDMVKDRISSAIEAILTADSASRKQEVQAWDGEVRRVSRHAFSLQQLQNPVRIPPCGWKCSKCDMRENLWLNMTDGSILCGRRYFDGSGGNNHAVEHYRETGYPLAVKLGTITPDGADVYSYDEDDMVLDPNLAEHLAHFGIDMLKMQKTDKTMTELEIDMNQRIGEWELIQESGVQLKPLYGPGYTGIRNLGNSCYLNSVVQVLFSIPDFQRKYVDKLEKIFQNAPADPTQDFNTQVAKLGHGLLSGEYSKPSASEGEQQLDQKGIQDGIAPRMFKSLVGKGHPEFSTNRQQDAQEFFLHFINMVERNCRSSENPNEVFRFLVEEKLKCLATEKVKYTQRVDYIMQLPVPMEAALNKDELLEYEERKRQAEEEKQPLPELVRAKVPFSSCLEAYGAPEQVDDFWSTALQAKSVALKTTRFASFPDYLVIQIKKFTFGLDWVPKKLDVSIEMPDELDISALQGTGLQPEEEEMPDIAPPLVTPDEPKAPMLDESVITQLVEMGFPTDACRKAVYYTGNSGAEAAMNWVMSHMDDPDFANPLVLPGSSGPGSTIACPDPPSEDSVATIVSMGFSRDQAMKALRATNNSLERAVDWIFSHIDDLDAEAAMDISEGRSAAESISESVPVGPKVRDGSGKYQLFAFISHMGTSTMCGHYVCHIKKDSRWVIYNDQKVCASEKPPKDLGYIYFYQRISS; from the exons ATGGCGGAGCTGAGTGAAGCGCTACTCTCTGTACTGCCATCCATCCGGGTGCCCAAGGCCGGAGATCGCGTCCATAAGGATGAGTGCGCCTTTTCCTTCGACACTCCG GAGTCTGATGGAGGCTTGTATATTTGCATGAACACATTCCTGGGCTTTGGAAAGCAGTATGTGGGGAAGCATTATGAGAAAACAGGTCAGCGAGTTTATCTACATCTTAAGAAGACACGCAAGTTG AAAGAAGAAGATACCAACTCCAGCTCTGGAGATCCTCCTAGGAAGAAACCAACGCGTCTAGCTATTG GCGTGGAAGGTGGGTTTGACATCCCGGAGGAGAAATATGAATATGATGAATATGTCAAAATAGTCATTTTACCAGAGCACTTGGATATTCCTCGAGATGGACTGGAGGGTCTACCAGATATGGTCAAGGACAGG ATTTCTAGTGCAATTGAAGCGATTCTGACAGCAGACTCTGCCTCACGGAAGCAGGAGGTGCAGGCCTGGGATGGGGAAGTTCGGCGTGTGTCAAGGCATGCCTTCTCACTGCAGCAGCTCCAGAATCCTGTGCGTATCCCTCCTTG TGGCTGGAAGTGCAGCAAGTGCGACATGCGCGAGAACCTGTGGCTCAACATGACCGATGGCTCCATCTTGTGTGGGCGACGCTACTTTGACGGCAGCGGGGGCAACAACCACGCAGTGGAACATTACCGGGAAACGGGCTACCCGTTGGCCGTGAAGCTGGGAACAATCACTCCTGATGGAGCTG ATGTCTATTCGTATGATGAAGACGACATGGTTTTGGACCCCAACCTGGCTGAGCACCTGGCTCATTTTGGGATTGACATGCTCAAAATGCAGAAG ACTGACAAGACGATGACAGAGCTAGAAATTGACATGAACCAGCGGATTGGTGAGTGGGAGCTGATCCAAGAGTCTGGGGTTCAGCTCAAGCCACTCTATGGCCCTGGCTACACAGGCATCCGTAACCTGGGAAACAGCTGCTATCTCAACTCAGTAGTGCAAGTGCTGTTCAGCATACCAGATTTCCAGCGAAA GTATGTAGACAAGCTAGAGAAAATATTCCAAAATGCTCCTGCTGATCCAACACAGGACTTCAACACCCAAGT AGCCAAGCTGGGCCATGGTTTACTCTCTGGAGAATATTCAAAGCCATCCGCTTCAGAAGGAGAGCAGCAACTGGACCAGAAG GGCATTCAAGATGGCATCGCACCGAGAATGTTTAAATCACTTGTTGGCAAAGGTCATCCAGAATTCTCTACCAATCGGCAACAAGACGCTCAGGAGTTCTTCCTGCACTTCATCAACATGGTGGAG AGGAACTGCCGTAGCTCCGAGAACCCCAACGAGGTCTTCCGCTTCCTGGTGGAGGAGAAGCTCAAGTGCTTGGCCACGGAGAAAGTGAAATACACCCAGCGCGTCGATTACATCATGCAGCTGCCGGTGCCCATGGAGGCAGCACTGAACAAAG ATGAGTTGCTAGAATATGAAGAAAGAAAGcggcaggcagaggaggagaagcagccgcTGCCTGAACTGGTCCGTGCCAAGGTGCCTTTCAGCTCCTGCCTAGAGGCCTATGGGGCCCCAGAGCAAGTAGATGACTTCTGGAGCACAGCCTTGCAGGCCAAGTCTGTGGCACTGAA GACAACCCGGTTTGCATCCTTCCCAGATTATCTAGTGATCCAGATCAAGAAGTTCACTTTTGGCCTAGACTGGGTGCCCAAAAAACTCG ATGTCTCCATCGAAATGCCAGATGAGCTGGACATCTCTGCACTCCAGGGGACGGGACTGcagcctgaggaggaggagatgcccgACATAGCGCCCCCGCTGGTGACGCCAGATGAGCCCAAAG CCCCCATGTTGGACGAGTCTGTGATTACTCAACTGGTGGAGATGGGCTTTCCGACGGACGCCTGCCGCAAAGCTGTGTATTACACTGGGAACAGTGGGGCTGAGGCGGCGATGAACTGGGTCATGTCCCACATGGACGATCCAG ATTTTGCAAATCCTCTGGTTCTTCCTGGATCCAGTGGACCAGGTTCCACCATCGCCTGCCCAGACCCTCCATCAGAAGACAGCGTGGCCACCATCGTCTCCATGGGCTTTTCCCGGGATCAGGCCATGAAAGCGCTACGAGCTACG AATAACAGCCTCGAGCGGGCTGTGGACTGGATCTTCAGCCATATTGACGACCTGGATGCAGAAGCTGCCATGGACATTTCGGAGGGGCGTTCGGCGGCCGAATCCATATCTGAATCTGTCCCTGTAGGGCCAAAAGTGCGTGATGGATCTGGAA AATACCAGCTTTTTGCCTTCATCAGCCACATGGGCACATCCACTATGTGTGGCCATTATGTCTGTCATATCAAGAAGGATAGCAG atggGTGATCTACAACGACCAGAAAGTCTGCGCCTCTGAAAAGCCTCCCAAGGATCTTGGCTACATCTACTTCTACCAGCGAATCTCCAGCTAG
- the CDCA3 gene encoding cell division cycle-associated protein 3: MGASESSPTTPTCKPLLNKHLQHVSDPRSPTAGILRTPIEVESSPQVSPLSDPKDVGLVPNNQNLSCDPRSPTPGVSRTPMKPVEPDTINCLVKQLSRVFVAEDLEGDIFLEECCRESQKSEAALVTEEASRGKDSPGEASQESPLWAEEINEPQPSNASAAAATRTAPPVGVLHPTGSKTTRHRASSKILAMSTGAGRSPLSVLQDDNSPNSLASHQSKRRPSVADNQGERKEGVLNSGRGLKTGFYSWDSLNKENRRHLVEN, translated from the exons ATGGGGGCTTCCGAGAGCTCTCCAACAACACCCACCTGCAAGCCTCTGCTGAATAAGCACCTGCAACACGTTAGCGATCCACGCTCACCTACAGCTGGGATCCTGAGAACTCCCATAGAG GTGGAAAGCTCCCCGCAAGTGAGTCCCCTGTCCGATCCAAAGGATGTTGGCTTGGTACCTAACAACCAGAATCTTAGCTGCGACCCTCGTTCCCCAACACCTGGTGTCTCGCGTACTCCCATGAAACCTGTGGAGCCAG ACACCATAAACTGTCTAGTGAAGCAACTTAGCAGAGTCTTTGTAGCAGAGGACTTGGAGGGAGATATCTTTCTGGAGGAGTGTTGCCGTGAAAGCCAGAAGTCTGAAGCTGCCCTTGTGACAGAGGAGGCTTCTAGGGGAAAAGATTCTCCAGGAGAAGCATCCCAGGAGAGTCCCCTGTGGGCAGAGGAGATAAATGAGCCGCAGCCCTCCAACGCTTCTGCTGCAGCTGCAACAAGAACAGCTCCCCCTGTTGGTGTTCTTCATCCAACAG GTAGCAAAACGACAAGGCACAGAGCCAGCAGCAAGATACTGGCAATGTCAACAGGCGCTGGACGTTCTCCCCTAAGTGTCTTGCAGGATGACAATTCCCCAAATTCCCTTGCTTCTCATCAG AGTAAGAGGCGACCATCAGTGGCAGATAACCAAGGAGAGCGCAAAGAAGGCGTGTTAAATTCTGGACGGGGCCTCAAAACAGGCTTCTACAGCTGGGATTCCTTGAACAAAGAGAATCGGCGCCATTTGGTTGAAAACTAA